A genome region from Myroides fluvii includes the following:
- a CDS encoding 50S ribosomal protein L25/general stress protein Ctc has protein sequence MKSITIKGSERESVGKVSTKALRNAGMVPCVVYGGEQSAIHFTAEEKAFKSLVYTPNVHTVVIELDGGKKINAILQDIQFHPVSDKILHIDFYQLFDDKEITLEVPIKVSGNSKGVMAGGVLNINNRKLKVKALPANLPDFVEVNISNLEMGNKLYVTDITTDNYKLLHPDNTVVCQVRISRAAMKAAQEAAKAAKAPTKKK, from the coding sequence ATGAAATCAATTACAATTAAAGGATCAGAAAGAGAAAGCGTAGGTAAAGTGTCTACTAAAGCCTTACGTAATGCTGGAATGGTTCCTTGCGTAGTATACGGAGGAGAACAATCAGCAATCCACTTCACAGCAGAAGAGAAAGCATTTAAAAGTTTAGTTTACACTCCTAATGTACACACGGTTGTGATTGAATTAGACGGTGGTAAAAAAATCAATGCAATTTTACAAGACATTCAGTTCCACCCAGTATCTGATAAAATCTTACACATCGATTTCTACCAATTATTCGACGATAAAGAAATCACGTTAGAAGTGCCTATTAAAGTTTCAGGAAACTCTAAAGGAGTTATGGCTGGGGGTGTATTAAACATCAACAACCGTAAATTAAAAGTTAAAGCTTTACCAGCTAACTTACCTGACTTCGTAGAGGTGAATATCTCTAACTTAGAAATGGGGAACAAATTATACGTTACTGATATTACAACAGACAACTATAAATTATTACACCCAGATAACACGGTAGTTTGTCAAGTGAGAATTTCTCGTGCAGCGATGAAAGCAGCTCAAGAAGCAGCGAAAGCAGCGAAAGCTCCTACAAAGAAAAAATAA
- the pth gene encoding aminoacyl-tRNA hydrolase: protein MKKFLIVGLGNIGAEYIHTRHNIGFKVVDQVARDLGGEWQTVKLGSLAEVKVKGRTLILLKPNTYMNLSGKAVQYWMQKENIPLENILVVTDDLNIPFGTIRIKAKGSDGGHNGLKSIQAVLANTNYPRFRFGISDEFKKGQQVDYVLGEWSEEERVKLVERLETSSKAIQEFALGGLNNAMNMYNAK, encoded by the coding sequence ATGAAAAAGTTTTTAATTGTTGGTTTAGGAAATATTGGTGCTGAATATATTCATACCCGTCATAATATTGGATTTAAAGTTGTCGATCAGGTAGCTCGTGATTTGGGTGGAGAATGGCAAACGGTAAAATTGGGAAGCTTAGCCGAGGTTAAGGTAAAAGGAAGAACCCTGATATTGCTGAAACCTAATACTTATATGAATTTAAGCGGTAAGGCCGTTCAATATTGGATGCAGAAAGAGAATATCCCCTTAGAAAATATTCTAGTAGTAACGGATGACTTAAATATTCCCTTTGGTACGATTCGAATCAAAGCGAAAGGATCAGATGGAGGACACAATGGATTAAAGAGTATTCAGGCAGTACTTGCCAACACAAATTACCCTCGTTTCCGATTTGGTATTAGCGACGAATTTAAGAAAGGACAGCAAGTAGATTACGTATTGGGGGAATGGTCAGAGGAAGAAAGAGTAAAGCTCGTAGAGCGTCTAGAAACGTCTTCTAAGGCTATTCAAGAGTTTGCTTTAGGCGGATTGAATAATGCCATGAATATGTATAATGCTAAATAG
- a CDS encoding GNAT family N-acetyltransferase, giving the protein MKKIAGTSRLILRELHPSDANSFFELNANPNVIRYTGNAAFKDVAEATEFLEHYSDYKENGYGRWAVVLKDSGRFVGWCGLKFDEETQQTDIGFRFFEAEWGKGYATESAEACLQLGFDAFALDCIIGRAMKANRASIRVLEKLGLTYEKDILLDGADAVLYKIKK; this is encoded by the coding sequence ATGAAGAAAATTGCAGGAACCTCTCGCCTAATTTTAAGAGAACTTCATCCAAGCGATGCAAATTCCTTTTTTGAATTGAATGCCAATCCCAATGTGATTCGTTATACGGGCAATGCTGCTTTTAAAGATGTAGCAGAAGCAACTGAATTTTTGGAGCATTATAGCGATTATAAAGAAAATGGATATGGAAGATGGGCTGTTGTTTTAAAGGATTCTGGTCGATTTGTCGGTTGGTGTGGGTTGAAGTTTGATGAAGAAACCCAGCAAACGGATATTGGATTTCGCTTTTTCGAAGCAGAATGGGGCAAGGGATATGCAACAGAAAGTGCTGAAGCTTGTTTGCAACTAGGATTTGATGCGTTCGCACTGGATTGTATCATTGGAAGAGCGATGAAAGCCAATAGAGCCTCTATACGCGTTTTAGAAAAACTAGGACTTACCTACGAGAAGGATATACTATTAGATGGCGCAGATGCAGTCTTATATAAAATAAAGAAATAA
- the aspS gene encoding aspartate--tRNA ligase has product MYRTHTCGALSASDINTTVTLSGWVSKHRDKGFMIWVDLRDRYGITQLIFDAERTDKTVFETAKNLGREYVVQVTGIVIERASKNPNMPTGDIEILVESLTILNESSVPPFTIEDETDGGEDIRMKYRYLDIRRNPVKNSLLFRHKVAQEVRNYLSAQDFCEVETPYLISSTPEGARDFIVPSRMNPGQFYALPQSPQTFKQLLMVGGMDRYFQIVRCFRDEDLRADRQPEFTQIDCEMAFVDQEDVMDTFEGMTKHLLKSIHGVEIDEFPRMTYEEAMRTYGNDKPDIRFGMKFGELNAVAQHKEFGVFNSAELVVGIAVPGGAAYTRKEIDALIDWVKRPQVGASGMVYCKCETDGSFKSSVDKFYDQEDLKQWATVTGAQAGDIIFVLSGPANKTRAQLSALRMELGNKLGLRKADEFAPLWVIDFPLFEWDEESGRYFAMHHPFTSPKKEDIALLDTDPGKVRANAYDMVLNGNEIGGGSIRIHDKPTQELMFKHLGFSKEEAEKQFGFLLNAFQYGAPPHGGLAFGLDRLVAILGGQETIRDFIAFPKNNSGRDVMIDAPSAIRPEQLEELHIAIKAEK; this is encoded by the coding sequence ATGTATAGAACTCATACTTGTGGAGCTTTAAGCGCTTCCGATATAAATACAACAGTTACCCTTTCAGGTTGGGTGAGTAAACACCGCGATAAAGGTTTTATGATTTGGGTGGACTTACGCGATCGTTACGGCATAACACAATTGATCTTTGATGCGGAAAGAACAGATAAAACTGTTTTTGAAACGGCAAAAAACTTAGGTCGTGAGTATGTAGTTCAAGTAACGGGAATTGTAATTGAACGCGCTTCAAAAAATCCAAATATGCCAACTGGGGATATCGAAATTTTAGTTGAGTCACTAACCATTTTAAACGAATCAAGTGTTCCGCCTTTTACTATTGAAGATGAAACAGATGGTGGAGAAGATATTCGAATGAAATATCGCTACCTGGATATTCGTAGAAATCCTGTCAAAAACAGTTTACTTTTCAGACATAAAGTAGCTCAAGAGGTAAGAAATTACCTTTCAGCTCAAGATTTTTGTGAAGTTGAAACTCCTTATTTAATTAGTTCTACCCCTGAGGGAGCACGTGATTTCATTGTACCTTCACGTATGAACCCTGGTCAATTTTATGCTTTACCTCAATCCCCACAAACCTTCAAACAATTATTGATGGTTGGTGGTATGGATCGTTATTTCCAAATTGTGAGATGTTTCCGCGATGAGGATTTACGTGCAGATAGACAACCCGAATTTACCCAAATCGACTGTGAAATGGCTTTCGTTGATCAGGAAGATGTGATGGATACATTTGAAGGGATGACGAAACACTTACTGAAATCGATTCACGGTGTTGAAATTGACGAATTCCCACGTATGACTTATGAAGAAGCGATGCGCACCTATGGAAATGACAAGCCAGATATTCGTTTCGGAATGAAATTTGGTGAATTAAATGCAGTAGCACAACACAAAGAATTTGGCGTTTTCAACAGTGCTGAATTAGTCGTTGGAATTGCTGTTCCAGGTGGAGCTGCTTATACAAGAAAAGAAATTGACGCTTTAATTGATTGGGTAAAACGCCCCCAAGTTGGAGCTTCAGGTATGGTTTATTGTAAATGTGAAACCGATGGTTCTTTCAAATCTTCTGTAGATAAGTTCTATGACCAAGAGGATTTAAAACAATGGGCTACTGTAACAGGTGCACAAGCTGGAGATATCATCTTCGTTCTTTCAGGACCAGCAAACAAAACAAGAGCGCAATTAAGTGCTCTTCGTATGGAATTAGGAAATAAGTTAGGCTTGAGAAAAGCGGATGAATTCGCTCCACTATGGGTGATTGATTTCCCATTATTCGAGTGGGATGAAGAATCAGGACGTTATTTCGCGATGCACCACCCTTTCACCTCACCGAAGAAAGAAGATATCGCTTTATTAGACACTGACCCAGGAAAAGTACGTGCTAATGCCTATGATATGGTTTTAAATGGAAATGAAATTGGGGGAGGTTCTATTCGTATTCACGATAAACCAACCCAAGAATTGATGTTTAAACACTTAGGTTTCTCGAAAGAAGAAGCAGAAAAACAATTTGGTTTCTTATTGAATGCCTTCCAATATGGAGCACCGCCGCATGGAGGATTAGCTTTCGGATTAGACCGTTTAGTGGCTATTTTAGGAGGACAAGAAACGATTCGCGACTTCATTGCCTTCCCTAAAAACAATTCAGGAAGAGACGTGATGATTGACGCTCCAAGTGCAATTAGACCCGAACAATTAGAAGAATTACACATCGCTATCAAAGCAGAAAAATAA
- a CDS encoding MFS transporter: MNKSLLALAVGGLAIGMTEFSMMGLLPEIAKDLQISIPKAGNFIATYALGVVVGAPLLVMSSNKFAPHKVLMALMLLFSVFHVLFVLSPSYPILIATRFMSGLPHGAFFGVGSVVATQLAQKGKEAQAVSIMFAGLTTANLVGVPLSTWIGQHYSWREAYALIASLGVITTLAIYFWIPKLQADTTTNTKKQMAFFKTPIAWILVALISIGTGGLFAWISYIAPMMTNIALIPEANIPIIMTLVGLGMFLGNFVGGKIADTFSPAKAVIFSFTLMALCLIVVYYTVHIQWMAYVMSLVTGLVAFTIGSPLQMLLIKNAKGSEMLAASAGQACFNIGNALGAFLGGIPITMGLGYNSPEWVGAGMAICGAMLAYLFIQFKKREEALPQEIQ, from the coding sequence ATGAATAAAAGCTTATTAGCCCTAGCTGTTGGTGGATTAGCCATCGGTATGACCGAATTTTCGATGATGGGACTATTACCTGAAATCGCAAAAGACTTACAAATATCCATTCCAAAAGCAGGAAATTTTATAGCAACGTATGCCCTTGGTGTGGTCGTTGGCGCTCCCTTATTGGTGATGTCTTCCAATAAATTTGCGCCGCACAAAGTATTAATGGCTTTGATGCTGTTATTCTCCGTGTTCCACGTACTTTTTGTGCTATCCCCTTCTTATCCTATCCTAATCGCTACGCGTTTTATGTCGGGATTACCTCATGGCGCCTTTTTTGGCGTGGGATCTGTCGTGGCCACTCAATTGGCGCAAAAGGGAAAAGAAGCCCAAGCGGTTTCCATTATGTTTGCGGGATTAACCACAGCCAATTTAGTAGGTGTTCCTTTGAGCACTTGGATCGGACAACACTATTCGTGGCGTGAAGCCTACGCGTTGATTGCTTCTTTAGGGGTAATCACTACCCTTGCTATTTATTTTTGGATTCCCAAATTACAAGCAGATACCACTACAAACACCAAAAAGCAAATGGCCTTTTTCAAAACGCCGATTGCGTGGATATTAGTTGCCTTAATTTCCATAGGAACAGGTGGACTATTTGCTTGGATTAGCTATATTGCTCCCATGATGACGAATATCGCCTTAATTCCTGAAGCCAACATCCCTATTATCATGACCTTAGTCGGATTGGGTATGTTTCTCGGTAATTTTGTGGGAGGAAAAATTGCAGATACTTTTTCTCCAGCTAAAGCCGTTATCTTTTCCTTCACTTTGATGGCGCTGTGTTTAATCGTTGTTTACTATACCGTACACATTCAATGGATGGCTTATGTTATGTCATTAGTAACGGGATTAGTTGCCTTTACAATTGGATCTCCCTTACAAATGTTGTTGATCAAAAATGCCAAAGGATCAGAAATGTTAGCAGCCTCTGCAGGACAGGCTTGTTTCAATATAGGTAATGCACTCGGTGCTTTTCTCGGAGGCATTCCCATTACGATGGGATTAGGGTATAATTCACCTGAATGGGTGGGCGCAGGAATGGCCATCTGTGGTGCTATGTTAGCCTATCTATTTATTCAATTCAAAAAAAGAGAGGAAGCTTTGCCACAAGAAATTCAATAG
- a CDS encoding NADH:flavin oxidoreductase/NADH oxidase, protein MSQLFSPLQLKNHTLKNRIVVSPMCQYTAIDGFATDWHLVHLGQFATGQAAAIIQEATAVVPEGRITYGDLGIWSDAHIEKLQQITQFIKQQNCIPGIQLAHAGRKASCEKPWITRDQIAPNQTNGWQTVAPSTIPFHEKDHPPVALTKEDILQTIDAFKQAAIRSIQAGYEIIELHGAHGYLIHQFFSPLINNRLDEYGGSFENRIRFLLEIIEAIQPILTTQSLWVRISATDWSEGGWTIEESVALAKILQEKGVEVIDVSTGGGVRQQQITTGLNYQVPFAAAIKSETSLVVGAVGEIKTGPQAEAILQQNEADLLFIAREFLRDPHFVMTAAQQLQVEIPWAPQYERGKE, encoded by the coding sequence ATGAGTCAATTATTCAGCCCTCTTCAATTAAAGAATCACACCTTAAAAAATAGAATTGTCGTTTCCCCCATGTGTCAATACACAGCTATCGATGGCTTTGCTACTGATTGGCATCTCGTTCATTTAGGACAATTTGCCACTGGACAGGCCGCTGCGATTATTCAAGAAGCAACAGCTGTTGTACCGGAAGGCCGAATTACGTATGGCGATTTGGGTATTTGGTCGGATGCACATATTGAAAAACTACAGCAAATTACGCAATTCATCAAGCAACAAAACTGTATTCCCGGTATTCAATTGGCACATGCAGGTCGCAAAGCCAGTTGTGAAAAACCGTGGATTACGAGAGATCAAATTGCGCCTAATCAAACTAATGGCTGGCAAACGGTAGCCCCGTCGACGATTCCATTTCATGAAAAAGATCACCCCCCTGTTGCGCTGACAAAAGAAGATATCCTTCAAACGATTGATGCTTTTAAACAAGCGGCTATTCGTTCGATACAAGCGGGTTATGAGATTATCGAATTACACGGAGCGCATGGTTACCTCATTCATCAATTTTTCTCTCCTTTAATCAACAACAGATTAGATGAATATGGCGGGAGTTTTGAGAATAGAATTCGCTTCTTACTCGAAATTATTGAGGCTATTCAGCCTATTTTAACCACCCAGAGTTTGTGGGTTAGAATATCCGCAACCGATTGGTCAGAAGGAGGTTGGACGATTGAAGAAAGCGTTGCACTCGCTAAAATTTTACAAGAAAAAGGCGTAGAAGTAATTGACGTAAGTACAGGCGGTGGCGTAAGACAGCAACAGATTACAACAGGATTGAACTACCAAGTACCCTTTGCTGCAGCTATTAAAAGCGAAACTTCATTAGTAGTCGGAGCTGTTGGCGAGATCAAAACAGGTCCTCAAGCCGAAGCAATCCTACAGCAAAATGAAGCAGATCTGCTTTTTATTGCACGCGAATTTTTACGAGATCCTCATTTTGTAATGACAGCCGCACAACAACTGCAAGTTGAAATTCCGTGGGCACCCCAATACGAAAGAGGAAAAGAATAA
- a CDS encoding metal-dependent transcriptional regulator → MLTYSEENYLKTIFHLSQGEEDGISTNAIAARIETKASSVTDMIKKLNEKKLVTYQKYQGVRLTAEGLLAAKMIVRKHRLWEVFLVDKLGFSWDEVHDVAEELEHIKSEKLINKLEAYLGFPTEDPHGDPIPNAKGEIKQIKKKLLAEIKIQQVVICVGVKDSSAEFLQYLDKQKIALGSEIVILEIEPFDQSFLIEINGTKITITKKIANNLFVQLK, encoded by the coding sequence ATGCTTACTTATTCAGAAGAAAACTATTTGAAAACAATTTTCCATTTATCTCAAGGAGAGGAGGACGGAATTTCTACCAATGCTATTGCAGCAAGAATTGAGACGAAAGCTTCTTCGGTGACTGATATGATTAAAAAATTGAATGAGAAGAAATTAGTTACCTATCAAAAGTATCAGGGAGTTCGCTTAACTGCAGAAGGGCTTCTGGCGGCAAAAATGATTGTGCGAAAACATCGTCTATGGGAAGTATTTTTAGTGGATAAGTTGGGATTTAGTTGGGATGAAGTCCACGATGTAGCCGAAGAACTCGAGCATATTAAATCCGAAAAGCTAATCAATAAATTAGAAGCTTATCTTGGATTTCCGACGGAAGATCCACATGGAGATCCGATTCCCAACGCAAAAGGAGAAATTAAACAAATCAAGAAAAAGCTATTAGCCGAAATAAAAATTCAACAAGTTGTTATTTGCGTAGGAGTAAAAGATTCCTCGGCCGAATTTTTACAGTATTTGGACAAGCAAAAAATCGCCTTAGGCAGTGAGATTGTCATTTTAGAAATTGAACCTTTTGACCAATCGTTTTTGATTGAGATTAATGGTACTAAGATCACCATCACCAAGAAGATTGCCAACAATCTTTTTGTACAACTGAAATAA
- a CDS encoding TonB-dependent receptor: MRVLISFLFLLVFADAVEAQTIQGKVTSKGGVLSYASVSIATTSKGTTTDENGKYKIEGVQAGSYLVQAEFVGFKKLSKRVAVKENQVVTLHFDLEEDSSLEEIVISGSLKPVLKSDAVTPVEIYTPAFFEKNPTANLFDAVQMINGVQPQLNCNVCNTGDIHINGMEGPYTMILIDGMPIVSSLSTVYGLFGIPTSMIERVEVVKGPASSLYGTEAMGGIINVITKDPEHAAKLSVDAFTTTWLENNVDLGAGYKLGKKVNGLFGGNYFKFGERKDKNGDGFTDVTQQERVSLFNKFSLKRPENRLASLALRYVYEDRWGGETNWNRKKHRGSEEVYAESIFTNRFEAIGMYQLPTTENIYTQFSYIYHNQNSMYGPESYDAKQQVAFAQAYWDKTIGNHSLLVGGSFKYTYYDDNTRATGIYDEQGLVKNQPQETPIPGLFVQDEWSLNKQNKVLLGYRFDYDQTHGGIHSPRVGYKFAPNSNHALRASFGTGFRVVNVFTEDHRALTGAREVVFAEALDPEKSYNVNLNYTVKVPTNFGAFNFDVNGFYTYFTNKIDADTDTDQYKIIYANLDGHAISKGISLNMDVAFDFPLKLMAGATYMEVYRKEDGVREEIYHSPKWSGNVLASYNFGRGFSADLTADWKGPMRLPRVENDYRPEYSPWTVIANIQVTKKFGNNFQVYGGVKNLFNTLPKEDTIARWWDPFGEPGNGVTPPPGRTDVIFEPNDYSYTALQGIRGFIGVRYSIF; the protein is encoded by the coding sequence ATGCGTGTATTAATAAGTTTTTTGTTTCTTCTGGTTTTTGCTGACGCAGTTGAAGCTCAAACTATTCAGGGAAAGGTCACCTCTAAAGGTGGAGTTCTATCTTATGCGAGTGTGTCTATTGCCACAACTTCCAAAGGGACAACTACAGATGAGAATGGAAAATATAAAATAGAGGGTGTACAAGCTGGGAGTTACCTTGTACAAGCCGAATTTGTGGGTTTTAAAAAACTATCGAAGCGTGTTGCTGTGAAAGAGAATCAAGTGGTGACGTTGCATTTCGATTTAGAAGAAGATTCGAGTTTAGAAGAAATTGTAATTTCAGGATCATTAAAACCCGTTTTAAAATCAGATGCGGTAACTCCAGTTGAGATTTACACGCCAGCGTTTTTTGAAAAGAACCCGACTGCGAATTTATTTGATGCGGTTCAGATGATTAACGGAGTACAACCTCAGTTAAACTGCAATGTGTGTAATACGGGCGATATTCACATCAATGGAATGGAAGGACCTTATACGATGATTTTGATTGATGGAATGCCTATTGTGTCTTCACTTTCAACTGTTTATGGGTTGTTTGGTATTCCAACGAGCATGATTGAACGCGTAGAAGTAGTAAAGGGCCCCGCTTCTTCTCTCTATGGAACCGAAGCGATGGGAGGGATTATTAACGTGATTACCAAAGATCCTGAACACGCTGCTAAATTAAGTGTGGATGCCTTTACCACAACTTGGTTGGAGAATAATGTAGACTTAGGGGCAGGTTATAAATTGGGCAAAAAAGTCAACGGTTTATTTGGTGGAAACTACTTCAAGTTCGGAGAGCGAAAAGATAAGAACGGCGATGGATTTACCGATGTAACCCAACAAGAACGCGTTTCTTTATTTAATAAGTTTAGTCTGAAACGCCCAGAGAATCGCCTGGCTAGTTTGGCGTTGCGCTATGTGTATGAAGACCGTTGGGGAGGAGAAACCAATTGGAATCGCAAGAAACACCGCGGTAGTGAGGAAGTGTATGCAGAAAGTATTTTTACCAATCGATTTGAGGCAATTGGAATGTATCAATTGCCAACAACAGAAAATATTTATACCCAGTTTTCCTATATCTACCACAATCAAAATTCGATGTATGGACCAGAATCGTATGATGCCAAACAGCAGGTAGCTTTTGCACAGGCGTATTGGGATAAGACCATAGGCAACCACAGTTTGTTGGTAGGAGGGTCGTTTAAATATACGTATTACGATGACAATACCAGAGCAACAGGGATTTACGACGAACAGGGTTTGGTAAAAAATCAACCGCAAGAAACGCCAATTCCCGGACTTTTTGTGCAGGATGAGTGGTCGCTAAATAAACAAAATAAGGTATTGCTAGGGTATCGTTTTGATTATGATCAAACCCATGGTGGAATTCACTCACCTCGTGTAGGGTATAAATTCGCACCGAATTCCAATCACGCGTTGCGTGCGAGTTTTGGAACTGGGTTTAGAGTCGTAAACGTATTTACAGAAGATCACCGTGCCTTAACAGGTGCTAGAGAAGTGGTTTTTGCAGAGGCTTTGGATCCGGAAAAATCGTACAATGTCAATTTGAATTATACGGTTAAAGTACCGACAAACTTTGGAGCATTTAATTTTGATGTCAATGGATTCTATACCTATTTCACCAATAAGATTGATGCTGATACCGATACCGATCAGTACAAAATTATCTACGCCAATTTGGATGGACATGCTATTTCCAAAGGAATTTCTTTGAATATGGATGTGGCCTTTGATTTTCCGTTGAAATTAATGGCGGGGGCAACTTATATGGAGGTATATCGCAAGGAAGATGGAGTGCGTGAAGAGATTTATCACTCGCCCAAATGGTCGGGTAATGTGTTGGCAAGTTATAATTTTGGTCGTGGTTTTTCAGCTGACTTAACGGCCGATTGGAAAGGACCAATGCGATTGCCTCGCGTAGAAAATGATTATAGACCGGAATATTCCCCTTGGACCGTTATCGCTAATATACAGGTAACGAAGAAATTCGGAAATAATTTCCAAGTATATGGAGGAGTGAAGAATTTATTCAATACGCTTCCGAAAGAAGATACCATTGCAAGATGGTGGGATCCGTTTGGAGAACCAGGGAATGGGGTTACCCCTCCTCCAGGAAGAACAGATGTGATCTTTGAACCCAATGATTATAGCTATACCGCTTTACAAGGAATTAGAGGTTTTATCGGCGTTCGCTATAGTATTTTTTAA
- a CDS encoding thioredoxin family protein yields the protein MRRLSRGKGFVFSLLILFVVGMTKIQAQEVAFSTLEKKMQVEAKPIVVFLHTNWCNYCALMKKKTFANEKVQLALEEKVYFISFDAESKESIRFKNKDFVFKKKGLQSGVHELAEALTSQNAYPALVVLNKNYEIIYQQYAYVGPKEMLQLLKAL from the coding sequence ATGAGAAGGTTAAGTAGAGGCAAGGGATTTGTTTTTAGTTTGTTGATTTTGTTCGTTGTGGGAATGACTAAAATTCAGGCACAGGAAGTTGCGTTTTCAACGCTAGAAAAGAAGATGCAAGTGGAAGCAAAACCCATCGTTGTATTTCTACATACGAATTGGTGTAACTATTGTGCGCTGATGAAGAAGAAAACCTTTGCCAATGAAAAGGTACAACTAGCTTTAGAAGAAAAAGTCTATTTTATTTCGTTTGATGCAGAATCGAAGGAAAGTATTCGCTTTAAAAATAAAGATTTTGTGTTTAAGAAGAAAGGACTCCAATCGGGGGTGCATGAATTAGCAGAAGCCTTAACGTCTCAAAATGCTTATCCCGCTCTGGTCGTTTTAAATAAAAACTATGAAATTATATACCAACAGTATGCGTACGTTGGGCCAAAAGAAATGCTTCAATTGTTGAAAGCATTGTAG
- a CDS encoding BlaI/MecI/CopY family transcriptional regulator produces the protein MEKLTNKEEEIMHILWKLQKGFINDILAEMPEPKPHYNTLSTLVRILEEKGVVAYKAYGKSHQYYPVVTMEAYRSMFMEETMQKYFDNSFSNLVNFFVKDKQVSQKELNEILSIIEKNKQ, from the coding sequence ATGGAAAAATTAACCAACAAAGAAGAAGAGATTATGCACATCCTTTGGAAGCTCCAAAAAGGATTTATTAATGATATACTTGCAGAAATGCCAGAACCCAAACCTCATTATAATACGCTATCTACCTTAGTTCGCATTCTCGAAGAAAAAGGAGTAGTGGCCTATAAAGCGTATGGAAAATCACATCAATATTATCCCGTGGTTACGATGGAAGCCTATCGATCGATGTTTATGGAGGAAACCATGCAAAAGTATTTCGATAATTCGTTTAGTAATTTGGTAAACTTTTTTGTCAAGGATAAACAAGTTTCACAAAAAGAATTAAATGAGATTCTTTCGATCATCGAAAAAAACAAACAGTAG